Genomic DNA from Shouchella patagoniensis:
GATTTATCATATGGAAAATCAAGAGTTGAATCGCTATGTCGGTGACTATGACCATTTCCTTGACGTGCATGAAATGAAAAAGCAACAACTAGAAGCCGCTTATAAGCGCCAACAACAAGAGATGTCCCAACTAAAAGATTTTGTGGCCCGCAACAAAGCACGTGTTTCCACACGGAACATGGCGATGTCGAGACAGAAGAAGTTAGACAAGATGGATGTCATTGAACTGGCAAAAGACAAACCAAAGCCGGAATTTAACTTCAAAGAAGCAAGAACGACTAGTAAGTTGATTTTTGAAACCAATGAGTTGGTGATTGGATACGATGAGCCATTATCAAAACCACTAAATTTACGGATGGAACGGGGCCAAAAAATTGCTTTAGTTGGAGCTAACGGAATAGGGAAAACAACCCTTCTGAAAAGCCTGCTTGGCATAAATAAGCCCATCTCCGGTACAGTGGAACGTGGCGATTACCAGGAAATTGGCTACTTTGAACAAGAAGTAAAGGACTCTACGAATACGTGTATTGAAGAAATCTGGCAAGAATTTTCTTGGCTTGGACAAGGGGAAGTGCGCTCAGCTCTTGCAAAATGTGGCTTAACGACCAAGCATATTGAAAGCAAGATTGTTGTGTTAAGTGGGGGAGAAAAAGCAAAAGTACGCTTATGTAAATTAATCAATCGCTCATCAAACATCCTAGTGCTTGATGAGCCAACAAACCACTTAGACGTTGATGCGAAAGCCGAGCTAAAGCGTGCCTTAAAGGCATATAAAGGCAGCATCTTGCTTATTTCCCATGAACCCGAGTTTTACCAAGACATCGTAACGGAAACATGGAATTGTGAAAACTGGACAACAAAGCTTGTTTAATAAGAAAATGGATAAACGAAAAGAGCCACACATTGATAACCCGATGTGTGGCCTTTTTTGTCGTTATTCTTGAATGAAATCAACATACGCATCATCATTTCCAAGCAAAGCGGATAACCTAGTTAACTGATGAGTTAGCGTATCTAATACATCAATGCCCAACCAATCCCCAGGTAAGAACTCTGGTGGCAACATAGGGTCTGAATGTAATAATTCGTCTTTCATGTCTTTTAAACGTAAGTAATGGTATCGCTTTTTTTACAGAGCTTTTTGATTCATTTAACAAATATCGAATACTGTTAGTTGTTTACGTACAACCTATGCGATAAGCTTTAATAAGCAATATGTGTAAGGATTGTCTTGTATGTATTGACAGTCAAGAAGAGTGTGAGGAAAAAAGGAGAGAAACAACAATGACAACTTTTTATCAAGCAATTGAAAACCGACGTTCTTATTACGCAGTGAGTAAAGAAGAAGTGGTTTCATCTGAACGCATTCAGGAAATCGTTGAGCATGCTGTAAAATATGTTCCTTCTGCTTTTAATTCGCAATCAGCACGTGTATTGGTTCTTTTCGCGAATGAACATGATGCTTTTTGGGACAACACAACGGCTCTATTAAAGGATATTGTGGGAGACGGCGATTTTTCAGGAACGCAAGCAAAAATGGATGGCTTTAAAGCTGGTTCTGGGACTGTCTTGTTTTTTGAAGATCAAACAGTTGTTGAAGACTTACAAGAATCGTTTGCGCTTTATGCCGACAACTTCCCAGTTTGGTCCGAACAATCTTCTGGCATGCTTCAATTTGCCATTTGGACGGCTCTTGAATTGGAAGGTCTAGGTGCTTCGTTGCAACACTACAACCCAATTGTAGACGAAATGGTGGCAAGTAAATGGGATATTCCTAAATCGTGGAAGCTTCGTGCCCAAATGCCATTTGGCAAACCAGCTCAAGACGTTGGTGAGAAAGAATTTAAACCATTAGAAGACCGCGTAAAGATTGCCAAATAAAGAATAGATATGTAAAAAAAGAGCCATTGGCTCTTTTTTTGTATGCTTAAGTCTATAAAATTTGGATGGTTTAATTATGATAGAAAGTACAAACTAATGATTTTGCAAAAATTTAACCAAGAAGCGTTCGCCGTCAATGAAACGATATATCAAGATTCTTATCCATTTACTATTGATGCTAGAACAACAGAAGACCTTGAACTTTCCATTGAAGTGCTTAAGGAAACAAAACAAGTATCCATGAAAGTAGGTTCACAACTACAGAGGACACATGTTATTATCTTTGTTATCTCCGCAATTCTATTTTTCATAACGGGACTCCGTATCTCGCTTAAGGAATTAAATAACCAGAGTCAAGGTCTTAACCTTGGCTATTTTTAAATGCATTGAGGCCCCTAATGGGTTGTAAACATACAAAATCGTTCTAGAATGCGGCTTGAATAAGCTCACAGATTCCTTTTAATTACATATTATAAAAGGCGCTCATTTTTTAGTGGAAGGAGGGAATTTTGTGAGTAAGTGTAGTAAATGCGCAAATAAAATTTGCCGATGTGCTAATATTCAGCATTTTGAACGACCTTCTCGTTTGGTATGTCCAAATTGTCCAACTGGGGCTACGGGTCCTACGGGTGCCACTGGTCCCTCTGGTGGAATTCCTGGTGGGACGGGAGCCACCGGAGCCACCGGAGCCACCGGAGCCACCGGAGCCACCGGAGTAACGGGAGATACAGGAGCAACGGGAGTAACAGGAGAAATAGGAGCCACCGGAGCCACAGGAGTAACCGGAGCAACCGGAGAAATAGGAGCAACGGGAGATACAGGAGCAACCGGGGCAACAGGAGAAATAGGAGCCACCGGAGTAACGGGAGCAACCGGGGCAACAGGAGAAATAGGAGCCACCGGAGTAACGGGAGCAACTGGAGCAACCGGGGCAACAGGAGAAATAGGAGTCACCGGAGTAACGGGAGCAACTGGAGCAACAGGAGAAATAGGAGCCACCGGAGTAACGGGAGATACAGGAGTAACAGGAGTAACAGGAGCAACCGGGGCAACAGGAGAAATAGGAGCCACGGGAGTAACGGGAACAACTGGAGCGACTGGAGCGACTGGAGATATAGGAGCAACAGGAGCAACCGGAGCAACCGGGGCAACAGGAGAAATAGGAGCAACAGGAGCAACCGGGGCAACGGGAGAAATAGGAGCCACCGGGGCAACAGGAGAAATAGGAGCAACGGGAGCAACAGGAGAAATAGGAGCCACCGGAGCCACGGGAGTAACAGGAGATACAGGAGTTACCGGGGCAACAGGAGCAACAGGAGCAACGGGAGCAACAGGAGAAATAGGAGCCACCGGGGCAACAGGAGAAATAGGAGCCACCGGAGTAACGGGAGATACAGGAGTAACAGGAGCAACCGGGGCAACAGGAGTTACAGGAACAGGTTTGGCTGAGTATGGGTATATTTATAATCTGAGTGCTCAGACAGTCGCTATCGAAGCGGATGTAATCTTCGATACAAATGGTATTCTTACACCAGGGATCACTCATACACCAGGTACAACTCAAATTGTCATAACTACCCCAGGCGACTATGAGATATCCTTTTCTGTATCAGGAGTTGAACCGAACCAATTTGCATTATTTTTAAATGGCGCTGAAATCCCAGGAACTGTGTATGGGTCTGGAGCAGGAACACAACAAAACAATGGAGAAGTTATAGCAACCATTTCAGCAGGAGACGTTCTTACCCTTAGAAACCACACTTCGGCAGCGGCAGTCACACTACAAACTTTAGCTGGTGGTACACAAACAAACGTAAACGCATCTGTAACGCTCAAAAAACTGGATTAATTAACAGGACTTAGCGGTTAGCTAACTTATTAAGATAACGAATGGTAACGTTTTTTAATTCTATTTTTTTATGAGTGTTGATCTATTTTGTGCGTTTTATTATTTGTCGGACCCTAACCACAGATTGTTCAATATCTATGACAAGGGGAATACGACAGATACACTCAATGGTGATGTTTCCATTTATACAAAAACATCTAACACTAATGCACCCCAAATTGGTAGACGCAACTAGCAATTGGAGGTGCATTTTTTAAAACCGAGGATGAGTTGGATTCCTTTTAATGCAGATAGAACATTTTTATCGTGATATAGCTTCTTTTAACAGAATTAGATAGGATACATAGGAAATCCCCCTTCTTTTTGAGTAATCGCACCAAAAAAAAGAGGGATTTACAGTAGTGCCAACAAATTACGATTTGTCATTTGTAGAATTGGCTCAATGTGCGTGCTTAGTCCATACGTATACTTGGGTGTTGAACCTGTCATTAGTGTTTTCTTCACCAAATCTTCTGCATGAAGTTCGCTGAGTCGTGTTGAGAGAATACGCGGCGTTGCCGTTTGCAACAATTGACGTATAGCATTAAATTCATTGTAGTGAAAGTGGAGGGCGATTAACACTGGCCAATTCCACGCTTTCGCAGCAAGGAACCCATGGCTCATCTGATGTTCAGAATGTGAGATGACAAGGGCAGCTTCTTTCATGAAGCGTCCTTTCTCGGTAAGTTGGTATTCAGGAAGCAATGGATGGTTTCGCTCAAAAGGAGATAAGTGGTGAACAAGCCCTGATTCTGTCATCATTTTTAAATTGCTGCTGAGCCTAGAGGGCGCGATCTGCAAGTTGTTTTTTAACGGGGTGAATCTGCCCCCAGATTCATCTAATGACAGTAGTATGGGAATGGTCCATCTTCCAGAGAGTTCTTTCGTGATGTGAACGATTTGAGCGACTTGTTCCATTACGACACCATAAGTGTTTGGGATAATTCCAGATTATGTCCGTCTGGATCTTTAAACGAAATCAGCTTCACATAACCAGGAATCGTAGAAACGTCTCCGTTAAATGTAATTCCCTTTCTCTTTAGTTCTTTGACGGCATCCTCTATGTCCTCTACTTCGAAAACTGCCGCTGCTGTGGAAGAAACGATTTCTTCGGCTTCAGAGAATCCAATAAAGCAATCTTTTGTATTGGTATGGACACTTGCCATACCACTTTCTTTGTCATAGGAGTCTAAATTAAAACCTAACTGCTCCGTATAAAACTTCAATGTGCGCTCGATATTACTGACACTGTACCACAATGTAAATCCAGGTTTGTACAAACAGAAACACCCCTTTAAATTAATTATTTGATACCGAAATTATACCGAGTATATAATAGAGAGTCAATAATTGATTTTTCAAATAATGAGGAAGATGATTAGGAAAGGATAGAGAATGTTGAATCGTTTAATTTACCCTTTAAATGTAAAGCTACCCATTAGGAGAAGTTAACAAGGGTAGCTTCATTCATCACTTATGAGGTTGAAGGGAGGGTTAAGTTAGGGTGTTGTCATTGAATTGAGCAGAGAAACGCTCTTCGATATAGTTTTTTGCCCATTTGCACCAATTCAAGTACATCTCGGAATAACGGATTCCATATTCAACCGTAAAAATTGTTCCGATATGTTGTTTTGTATCGCTTTGTTTAAACTGGTCTTTCCAATGGGTTGTCATCTGTAAAATGGTTTCTTCTCGCTCGATTACCTCAGTTAACAATTGCGTGATCTCTTTAATCGTTAAGACGTGAAAGGCAGACGTTTTAATTAAAAATTCATCTTTAATTTTTGCGGGTTTTAAAGGTTGTCCAATGACCCAATCAACAAGTTCTTTTCTTCCATTATCCGTTAGTGTATAAATTTTTTTATTTGGTGAAGTATCTTGAATGATTAATTCATGTTGAATCAAGTCTTCATTTTCCATTTTATGCAACTCTGTATAGACTTGGCTATGAGTCGAATTCCAGAAATAAATCATTTGTTCTTTAAAAATCCGAACAACATCATATCCCGTTACTGGTTTTTTGGAAATGATGCCTAATAAAGCGTAGCGTAAGCTCATAAAAAACCACTCAATCCTTTGAAATTTGTCCATATGTTGAAATTATAGCACATCATCTTGACGTTACGAACGATAGGTGAGTTAATATAACTATAATAACATATGTTGATTTAGACATATGAAAAGGGGGAGGACAATGTATGACATTCTTTATCAAGTTCATATAGGGACTTGGGCACTATTACTGATTATTATTGTTTTAACGCTATTTTTCAAGAAAATGATCTTAAACATCATCTTTCGTATCATATCGGTCGTTATGCTCGGTTCAGGAATTGGTTTAGCGGTTTATTTATCGTTTCCGTTTGTTTTCATATTGAAATTAGTTATCGCTATTTTATTAATTGGTACAACGGAAATGATGATTAAAAAAGAAAATCCTAGAAAAGCGATTGTTCATCAAATACTAATAGGAGTTATGTTCCTTATCCTTTGTTTAATTGGATTTGGGGTCATTCGGTTTTAATTTATGATAAAAAAGATAGTTAATAAAAAAACGCTGCTTATCCTCGGCTGTATTGTTTTGATCTGTTTATTGTCCTTTTTTGTTTGGACACAATTTACCTATAAGCTAATTGACGATCCAACGATTGTATTGGATGAAGAGGTTCAATTGGAGAACGATTGGCTCGTCTACACGGTTGATGATGCGACAACAGGACTGATTTTGTATCCAGGGGCAAAAGTGTTACCAGAGGCGTATGCCTATTTGGCGCAAGAAGTTTCAAAACAAGGGATCTCCGTTGCGATTCCGACTGTTACATTGAATTTACCAATCGTTGATCAATCGAAGGCAGCTGAATTCATAGAACGCAATGACGAAATGGAATGGTTCATCGGTGGACATTCAATGGGGGGAGCGGCAGCAGCGATGTATGCCGATCAACATTTGGATAAAGTGAATGGACTCATTTTGCTAGGGGCCTATGCGGCAGACAATGATGATCTAAAAAACTCCGATCTACCTGTGCTATCCATAAGTGGGTCAGAAGATGGATTAAGTACTCCTGAAAAAGTCGAAAACATGAGCGATTATTTGCCTAACACAACCGAATTCGTTGAAATTGACGGTGGGAATCATGCGTATTTCGGTGTTTATGGAAGTCAATCAGGGGACAATGAGGCTGAAATCACAGTGGGTGAACAACAATCGATTATCGTAAAAACCATGGTTGACTGGATAAAACAACATCAAACAGGCAGTGAAAAACCATGAGGAAATTAAGGATTTTTTCGATTGTCACTACAGTTGTGGTATTGTTTGTTCTCTTACAAGGATCAATTGTCACGAAGACTGGTTCTGGGCAAGGGTGTGGGACGACCTGGCCTCTCTGCTTTGGAGATGTCATCCCGCTAAACCCTACACTAGAAACAATCATTGAATTTACACATCGTCTTATTTCCAGTGTTGCAGGAATGATGGTGTTGATCTTATCATTTTGGTCTTGGCGTAAACTAAAGGATATAAAAGAAATCAAATTTTTTGCGATTTTAGCTACAGCGGCCATTATCATTCAAGGCTTAATGGGGGCTGGTCAAGTCGTTTATGGTCAACCTCCGTTAATTATGGCCCTTCATTTTGGTTTTTCAGCTATTTCACTTGCGGCTGTTTTTACGATCACGCTTTTCACATTTGAAAAAAAAGAAAGACCTTTAAAAGCGACCGTCGGGAAAGCCTTTTATCGATTCATTGTCGCGATAACAATTTATGCCTATGCGGTTATTTATACTGGAGCATTTGTAAAACATATGGGAGCCGCGACAGTTTGTACAGGCTTTCCAATGTGCAATGGAGAACTTGTTTTGTTTAGCGAAGGAATGATTGTATTTGCCCAGATGTTCCACCGATTATCAGGCATGCTTTTAGCACTTCTCATTGTCGTATTATTCATATGGATTGTTAAAATGTATAGAAGTCAGCGGTTTTTGTGGTGGATCGGATGGTTTTGCTTGTCACTCGTGGTGATTCAATTTTTGAGTGGCATCAGTATGGTTTTAACGTATAATCAACATTTAACAATTGGCATCATTCACGCATTAACGATCTCGATTCTTTTCTCCGTGTTAACTTACACCATTGTTGTGACGAGAAGAAAATAGAAACGAAGTAGGAGCATGACTTCTAGAGTATGTAAGAAAACCGATGTTCTTTAGAACACCGGTTTTTCTTACATTTCACTTTCGTTTTACCACATCGGTTCGCTTGGTAAGGGTACGAACTATTGATCGTTTGTGCCTAATGTCATTCCACCATCTACAACAATTTCAGCCCCTGTACAGTAAGAACTTTCGTCAGATGCGAGAAAGGCAGCAGCTCTAGCAATATCAATCGGTTGTCCGACTCTCCCTAATGGGATGGACTGGTAAAAGGAGTGAGATGTGCGATCATCCTCCAACATTTGCGTTTCAATGCCGCCTGGATGAATCATATTAACCCGGATTCCTTTTGGTCCTAACTCAATTTCGGCTGATTTAGAAAGCGCGACAACTGCGGCTTTTGTTGACGCATACGCGGAGGAATACCGTATCGGCGCAAAAGAAGAGACTGACACATTGTTAATAATGGAGCCTTTTTGTTGCTTTTCCATTTGTGGAACAACCGCTTTTATTCCTTGAAAAACATTAAGTTGATTCACATTTATTTGTTGTTGATACTCTTCGATCGTCGTATCCATTAACGAATTGCGAATCAACACGCCAGCGTTGTTCATTAATACATCCAATTGATTGTATTTCGCTACAAGCGATTGTACGGCTAGTTCCCACTCTCTTTCTTGCGTTACATCTAGCTTTACTGGTAGCGCATGATCCTCTCCGATTTCTAACGCCACTTGTTTAGCTTCTTCCAAGCTTCGTGCTCCGATTGCGATTTTCGCTCCAAGATGCGAGGTGTTTGGCAATTCCTTTTCCTTGGCCACGATTGGCTCCTGTAATTAAAATAACGTGATTCGTTAAGTCAGGCATAATGACTCCTTTGTTTTTGTCTCATTTGTGTTAAATTGGCAATAAAATCATACGTGTTTTTAATAAGTAGATGTCTCTAATTACACATAAAAGTACTCTTACTTATACATCATAACGGAAAACATACGTAGAGGAGTGACTGAATGAATCAGGCAGTTTTTTTAGATCGTGATGGTGTGATAAATGAAGTACAAACAAAACGAGTAACGTTTGTGAACAAACCTTCTGATCTTTATTTACTTGATGGTGTGAAAGAAGCGGTTCGGCTTATGAACGCTGCCGGATTTTTAGTCTTTATCGTCACAAATCAAGGCGGAGTTGGACTTGGTTACATGAAGGAGAGCATGTTGGTATCGATTCACAAGAAGATGGTCGAACAGTTCGCCTCAAGTGGCGCAACCATTGATGGGGTTGCGTATTGCCCTCATAAACCACACGAAGGGTGTCCTTGTCGAAAACCGGAAGCACAGATGATCCAAGAATTAGCCGAGAAACATGGCATTGACTTACGTACAAGCATCATGGTTGGAGACCGTGAGCCGGACATACAAGCAGGAAAGAAGGCAGGTTGTCAAACCGTGCTAGTAAACGCCCGAGGTGAGGACGATTTTGGGGCAGACGCAGTCTTTTCAACCTTACTTGAAGCCGTTCCGTGGATTTTAAAAAAACGTAAGTGAGAAATTGTAGTGAAAATGCGTGGAAAACAGGTAGGATGCATAATGAGATGGCTGATCATACACACTATAAATAAAAAAAGTAAGGAGCTATTATGATATACGATATGTCTTATGGCGAGGATTATAAGTCTCTCCCATTGTCTTCCATTGGTGATGGAGTGACAATCCGAATAAGCCAGGATGTTTTCTCTTATACAAACAAGTTTGTCAACGTTGTCTTTATTGGAGATCCGAAACAAAGTGAGTACATTGTTATTGACGCAGGTGTACCAGGAGGATCAACTGATATTGTCCAGGCAGCAGAAGCGATTTACGGACATAAAAATCCGAAAGCAATCGTCTTAACACATGGCCATTTTGATCATGTTGGGTCCATCATTGAATTGATTGATCGCTGGCAAGTCGACGTTTATGCACATTCATTCGAAATTCCCTATCTTATTGGAGAAAAAGATTATCCACAACCAGATCCATCCGTAGAGGGTGGATTGCTAGCAAAGATTTCTTCGCTCTTTCCGAATGAATCCATACAAATTCAAGGTCATGTTTTTCCATTAAATGAGGATGGAACCATTCCGTTTGTTCATGATTTTAAATGGATTCATACGCCTGGCCATTCACCTGGTCATATTTCGCTTTTTCGTGAGCGGGATAAATGTTTAATTGTCGGGGATGCGTTTACTACAGTTAGGCAAGACAAACTATATGATACGCTTATTCAGAAAGAAGAAATAAGTGGGCCGCCAAGGTATTTTACAACGGATTGGGACCAAGCACTTCGATCCATCATTGAGCTGCAAAAACTCGATCCAGACGTGGCAATAACCGGACATGGGGTACCCATCTCCGGTGAATATTTGAAGAAAAACCTAGACAAATTAGTGGAGAATTTTAATGAAGTATATAAACCTGACTATGGCAAATTTATAAATGAGTAACAGGTAGAAAAAAGTAGACATTCGTCTGCTTTTTTGTTTGCAGAGAGATGAGTGCTACGGCTAAATAACATGTTTTTGTATGATCGTTAGGGTGTGCGATAATAAAGAGAAAAGAGGTGCCGCGCATGAACGGTGTTGTTACGACAGACCTTATCTTTATGCAAGTTCAAGAAGAAGAGTTAATGCAAGAAGAAATTAGGACGATTGATCGGTATATAGTAAAAAGCGATTAAACTATTTAATCGCTTTTTTTTTTATGTTTATTTTTTGCTTAAGTGATTACGAGTTTACGAGCATATCCCTAAATGTATACATAAAGGATTCAATCGGACCAAAAAAGTAAGTACCATTGTCGTGTGTGAGTGAAAAGACAATTAATACTGTCGAACACATAGTGCTAAGTAAGGCAAGAGGCTTGCTTGTAGAAATGATACCCTCTGTTCTTTTTTATTTGATGGTTTTTATTCATAAATTAGCGATGTTAAAGAGTAGGTAAACAGCACCGCTAAAACTAACGGGTTATAAGGGGCAGCGTCAGGAAAATGCGGATTTACAACGCTAAGCGCATTTTCCTGACGCTGCCCCTTTCCTGACTTTGCATCCCGATAAATAATCTCGCAGCCGTATTCTTCTAACTCTTTAATCTGACGAGCAATATTTTGACCCTCTGTACTTACTCTGGCGTAACCTATGTATGCCATTATCGTTCCTCGTTTCAAATGTCGAATTAATGAACAACCCTAAATGAACATTTTAACCCTATATAAAATGCAACATTTTATGTGTACTCTTAGGATATACTTAAAATGAACAAACGTAAACCTCTTTATATGTCATAAAGAGGTTTATAATATATTTATTCAAAAAATCAGTATATCAATTTTGTTACTTTTGATTGTTATGTAAAAAACAAACGGCTGCAAAGAAAATCGGAGGAAAAGCTATATTATCAGTTTGAATCTCTATTTCAAACATAGGTTTTGCAAAATTTAAATTCCTCTTCCCTTTAGCTATTAGTTCACGCTCACCGGTATTTTTAAATATCTTTACTTCCCTTAAAGATGTCAATTCAGTCTTAACTTCAAATTCTCCTTGATTCGATTTAATTAGTAACATTCTACCTACAGGTTTCTCTTTTACTTCTCCAATTTCAGAACCATTCTCTTTTATCACCCACTCTGTGTTAGTCACAAAAGCCTTTACCTGATTTCTTAATATAAATTCATAATTCTTCTCTTCAGAGCTTGCCTTAACATTAGAAACAAAAGTAGATGATACGTGCCGCCCTATTTCCTCCAAAATCTTATTATTGTTAAATCGATTTAATGTACCGATGGATTCATCGTCTTGATTATTGACCCTTATTTCCTCAATGTTTGCATTATATTTGGGAAGCTCAAAGTTAATTTGCATGGCAATCCCTCCTGTTTTTATTCAATGATGTTAATGAAAAGGCTATTTTTGAATTGAATTCTAAATACTATGGAAAAGGACAATGAAATCCATATTTCATTGTCCTTTTAGTAAGATAGGCTTTCATCACAATCTGTTTATTATTTTTTGATATTTTATTAATACGATGAAATCACATTTTTTTAGGTTATCTAGATTCAATTAAACCATTGTATTATGTGTAGGAAAAGAATCACTACCACCATACTGAGAAACTGTTTTTGCACTGATTTCGGATGCAAAAATAGCGGCCTCTTCATAGCTCTTTCCTTCATTAAGAGAAAAGACCAATGCTCCAATATATGAATCACCTGCGCCAGTTGCATCAACGGCTGTTACTTTTTTGGCTGGAACATGAATAACGGAGGTTCCTTGCGCTACAATTGCGCCTTTTTCTCCTAGTGTTAAAATGACTGCCTTTTGAACACGTTTCAGTAAGTTTGAAGCCGCTACTTTTGCTTCATCAATTGAATCTACAGAGGCATTCTCCATATAAGCCGCTTCCGTTTCATTTACAACAAGAATGTCTACCTTCTTTAAGGAATCTTCTTTTATGGATCGTGCGGGTGCATTGTTTAATACAATTTGACAGTTGGATGACTCGGCAATATCTATCACATATTCTACAACATGATCAGGAACTTCTTGTTGAAGCAATAGAAATTCGCAGTTTTGAATAAAGTTCTTTTGTTCATCAATGTCTGACTCGGTGAGTAAATGGTTAGCTCCCTTAAGTAAGGTACTATAATAATCTCCGTCTGGTAGAAGGTGAACAACGCCTAGCCCGGTCGTTCCTTGTCGTTTGACACCCTCATCATTAATTCCTACTGCTCTTAATGTTCCAAGAAGCGCCTCTCCAAATCGGTCTTCGCCAACTTTTCCTATCATGGCTGTAGATAAGCCTAATTTGGCACATTGTACAGCTTGGTTGGCGCCTTTTCCTCCTGGACCTTGAATTAAATCATCTGCTGTATATGTTTCACCCTTGTAAGGCAGACGATCTTGTTTTAAGACTAAATCATAATTTAAACTACCCACGACAACTACTTGTGGAAATTCCATACGTACCCTCCATTAGCGATAATCCTTAACCGATTCACTGGTGACCATTAGTTTTTGATACGAGGCACCTGAGTTATTTAAGGCAAGGCTTGTATAAAGTGCATCTAGAATACTAAGTTGCACAATTCGTGCTGCTGCGTTTTCTCCGGTTATAGGTGTATTCTTCGCCGTGGAAACAAGATTAACGCTTGCAAATTCAGTGATTGGACTATTCATATAATTAGTCAAACTGATTGTATGAGCCCCTCTGGACGTAGCTATCTCCATAATCCGAAGAATATTTTTGGTTCTTCCTGAATGTGAAATACCTAAAACAATATCGCCACTATTAATTAAAGAGGTGAACATCAATTGCATATGAGTGTCCTTGTACACGTGCGCGAATATCCCGATCTTTAACAATTTATGTTGAAAGTCTTCACATAAGATACCTGAACCACCACTACCAACCAGAATAATCTTTTGATTCGGTTGCTTATTTCGGAAAATCGTAGCAGCTTGGTCAAATGCTGTGTGGTCTACAATTCCAAGTGTATCTTGAATGGCTAAGATGGCATTAAGCATGACTTTCTCTAGAATCACTTCATTTGAATCCTCGGAATCAAAATCGGCATTAATATCTTCATCTTCACCAGAGTAATCATCGTTAGCAAGATAAGACTGTATAGCTTTTTTTAATTGCAGAAAGCCTTGACATTTTAATTTCTTACATACCTTTGTAATGGTTGCTTCACTGACCTGAAGATGAGAAGCGACCTCTCCGATTGTACTTTGCGCCAATTCTTGATAGTTGTTACTAATAAAATGAGTGACCCTTCTTTCTTTTTTTCCTAAAGAAGGCGAGATGCTTCTTGCAAATAAAATTAGCTCTTTACCTGAAGCGTTTACATTCATATGTGCGAGAGTCCTTTCGATTTACGATGTTGTGGACATCATAGCACGTATTAGAAAAAAGGAAAAGTGTATTTTATTTCTAAATATACAAAAGTAAAATATTGAGTGTTATTACAAGGGCAATAAAATATTTTCGGTATCTTTTT
This window encodes:
- a CDS encoding SIS domain-containing protein, which encodes MNVNASGKELILFARSISPSLGKKERRVTHFISNNYQELAQSTIGEVASHLQVSEATITKVCKKLKCQGFLQLKKAIQSYLANDDYSGEDEDINADFDSEDSNEVILEKVMLNAILAIQDTLGIVDHTAFDQAATIFRNKQPNQKIILVGSGGSGILCEDFQHKLLKIGIFAHVYKDTHMQLMFTSLINSGDIVLGISHSGRTKNILRIMEIATSRGAHTISLTNYMNSPITEFASVNLVSTAKNTPITGENAAARIVQLSILDALYTSLALNNSGASYQKLMVTSESVKDYR